In Campylobacter sp. MIT 99-7217, a genomic segment contains:
- the purD gene encoding phosphoribosylamine--glycine ligase — translation MKILILGSGAREYSIALALKAEDREFFFAPGNGGTLNLGKNLSFKTDEELLFFAKNEKIDLCIVGSEDFLARGIVDRFEKENLAIFGPSKSAARLESSKVFMKDFLKRHNIKTARFLSTRNLDEASEFIKKLNPPIVVKADGLCAGKGVIIAQTSDEALQAASKMLSGKSFGEAGKSVVIEEFLQGFELSVFAVCDGQDFVLLPAAQDHKKLLDHDEGPNTGGMGAYAPSTLADERLLEKIKKDIIIPTLRGMKAENNEFKGVLFAGIMVVDHEPYVLEFNVRFGDPECEVLMPLIENPLELILASVQKRLKYTNIVIKDEFAVGVVCASKNYPYKSSDKELIDIKDIPARTHLSYAGVSLEDKKLYASGGRILVCVGVGKSIEQAQKNAYKLCENVYFKGKQFRKDIAAQVLHG, via the coding sequence ATGAAGATTTTAATTTTAGGTAGTGGAGCTAGAGAATATTCCATAGCTTTAGCTTTAAAAGCTGAGGATAGGGAGTTTTTTTTCGCGCCCGGAAATGGTGGCACTTTAAATTTGGGGAAAAATTTAAGCTTTAAAACAGATGAGGAGCTACTTTTCTTTGCAAAAAATGAAAAAATTGATTTGTGTATCGTTGGAAGCGAGGATTTTTTGGCTCGTGGTATAGTTGATCGCTTTGAAAAAGAAAATTTAGCTATCTTTGGTCCAAGTAAATCAGCCGCGAGACTTGAAAGCTCTAAAGTTTTTATGAAAGACTTTTTAAAAAGACATAATATCAAAACAGCGCGTTTTTTAAGCACTAGGAATTTAGACGAGGCAAGTGAGTTTATAAAAAAATTAAATCCTCCCATAGTCGTAAAAGCTGACGGACTTTGTGCGGGAAAAGGCGTGATTATCGCACAAACTAGCGATGAAGCTTTGCAAGCAGCTTCAAAAATGCTAAGTGGGAAAAGCTTTGGCGAGGCTGGAAAAAGCGTAGTGATAGAGGAGTTTTTGCAAGGCTTTGAGCTTAGCGTTTTTGCTGTTTGTGATGGGCAAGATTTCGTGCTTTTGCCAGCAGCACAAGATCATAAAAAATTGCTTGATCATGATGAGGGTCCAAACACAGGAGGAATGGGAGCTTATGCCCCAAGTACCTTAGCTGATGAAAGGCTTTTGGAAAAGATAAAAAAAGATATCATCATTCCAACACTTAGGGGAATGAAAGCTGAAAACAACGAATTTAAAGGTGTTTTATTTGCTGGCATTATGGTTGTGGATCATGAACCTTATGTTTTGGAATTTAATGTGCGTTTTGGAGATCCAGAGTGCGAAGTTTTAATGCCCTTGATAGAAAACCCTTTAGAGCTTATCCTTGCAAGCGTTCAAAAAAGACTTAAATATACAAACATTGTCATTAAAGATGAATTTGCTGTAGGCGTGGTATGTGCAAGTAAGAATTATCCCTATAAATCAAGCGATAAAGAACTCATTGATATAAAAGATATACCAGCTCGCACGCATCTTTCTTATGCTGGAGTAAGCCTTGAAGATAAGAAGCTTTATGCAAGTGGAGGTAGGATTTTGGTTTGTGTTGGAGTGGGTAAGAGCATAGAGCAAGCCCAAAAAAATGCTTACAAGCTTTGTGAGAATGTTTATTTTAAGGGCAAGCAGTTTAGAAAAGATATAGCAGCACAGGTGCTTCATGGATAA
- a CDS encoding RDD family protein, translated as MDNDLLSRLDREGLKIASFTKRVLAYFIDNIILSFITIAILFNQIINAKDEFEVLLIVQNFLYGLILLQFAYHSIFTYLYGASIGKIICKIAILDENLLDKPSIAQSMIRSIVRQLSDMAFMLGFAWALSNDARKTWQDYVAKTVVIELA; from the coding sequence ATGGATAATGATTTACTTTCAAGACTTGATAGAGAGGGTTTAAAGATCGCGAGTTTTACAAAAAGAGTGCTTGCGTATTTTATCGACAATATTATTTTAAGTTTCATCACTATAGCCATACTTTTTAACCAAATCATCAATGCAAAAGATGAATTTGAAGTTCTACTTATAGTGCAAAATTTTCTTTATGGACTTATCTTGCTCCAGTTTGCTTATCATAGTATTTTTACTTATTTGTATGGAGCAAGTATAGGAAAGATTATTTGCAAAATAGCCATTCTTGATGAAAATCTCCTTGATAAACCAAGTATAGCTCAAAGTATGATCCGCTCTATCGTGCGTCAGTTGAGCGATATGGCTTTTATGCTTGGTTTTGCTTGGGCTTTAAGTAATGATGCAAGAAAGACTTGGCAAGATTATGTAGCAAAAACTGTGGTGATAGAACTTGCGTAA
- a CDS encoding LPS-assembly protein LptD, whose translation MRKALLFFTSFFSLYATPQQVDFYTSSAQKSGDIISSDSEVLVFSDEYFISANKAKYNDKTKDIELFGNVNVLRGEKEKINSCYAKVNLNSNEADFENFFFANNDMEVWFQSGQSSLDDKFFTGKNSSVSSCNVENPDWQIKFSSADLNRDTQFLNVYNAKFYVKNVPIFYLPYFGFSVDTSRQTGLLIPKIELNSNDGFYYEQPIYIAAYDSWDLELDPQYRSSRGLGSYTTFRIVDSMYSNAEFNTGYFREQNAYFKKEQLKNKQHFGFEFKYLRTNLIKDFFSNNFQEGLWIDGIYLNDVDYLNLGRRDYRDLTSLATSKFNYFLADENNYYAMYSKYYIDTSVANNKNTLQEYPSFQYHRFLDGIFNNYIQYSFDANFHRYYREIGTYANYMDFDLPLTYHMGIFDDFLHFKFSESLHYSIAHYANRPQYQKDKEYRFENSHTFYLYTDLSKPYSYFYHSLHFGAEYFLTGAKSGEITEDFLKTNTSPQDFKLKAVQYFYNNKGEKKFKHRLNVNYDIDITSWDKLNNLVEYYLSQNITLSNEAEYSYIQRRFVKVLSGIDIDFNRFNLNFSHAYKYDSDLSVRQNGVISQAPKYSFIGTQANYSYNANFNFFSGIWFDTNRANINSWELGYTFQRKCWNYSLMYRERIDPQLTSAGIKAKNKSGVYFVFNLYPIGGVKYDFALEENENAVNSL comes from the coding sequence TTGCGTAAAGCTCTGCTTTTTTTTACCTCTTTTTTTAGTTTATATGCAACTCCTCAGCAAGTAGATTTTTATACAAGTTCGGCTCAAAAAAGTGGCGATATTATAAGTTCAGATTCTGAAGTTTTAGTATTTTCAGATGAGTATTTTATCAGTGCAAACAAGGCAAAATACAACGATAAAACCAAAGATATAGAACTTTTTGGAAATGTCAATGTCTTAAGAGGCGAAAAAGAAAAGATCAATTCTTGCTATGCTAAGGTAAATTTAAACTCCAATGAGGCTGATTTTGAAAACTTTTTTTTTGCAAATAACGATATGGAAGTTTGGTTTCAAAGCGGACAAAGTTCGCTTGATGATAAATTCTTCACAGGAAAAAACTCAAGCGTTTCAAGTTGTAATGTAGAAAATCCTGATTGGCAGATTAAATTTAGCAGTGCAGATCTTAACAGAGATACCCAGTTTCTTAATGTCTATAATGCTAAATTTTATGTAAAAAATGTGCCTATTTTCTATCTTCCTTATTTTGGTTTTAGTGTAGATACCTCAAGACAAACGGGGCTTTTGATACCAAAAATAGAGCTAAATTCAAATGATGGTTTTTATTATGAACAACCAATTTACATAGCAGCATATGATAGCTGGGATCTAGAGCTTGACCCTCAGTATAGAAGCTCAAGAGGTTTAGGATCGTATACGACTTTTAGGATTGTTGATTCAATGTATTCTAATGCCGAGTTTAATACAGGATATTTTAGGGAACAAAATGCTTATTTTAAAAAGGAGCAGTTAAAAAATAAACAACATTTTGGATTTGAATTTAAATACCTAAGAACAAATCTCATCAAGGATTTTTTCTCAAACAATTTCCAAGAGGGTTTGTGGATAGATGGAATTTATCTTAATGATGTGGATTATCTTAATTTAGGGCGTAGGGATTATAGGGATTTAACCTCTTTGGCAACTTCTAAATTTAATTATTTTTTAGCTGATGAAAATAATTATTATGCCATGTATTCCAAGTATTATATAGATACCTCAGTAGCAAATAACAAAAATACGCTTCAAGAATACCCCTCATTTCAGTATCATAGATTTTTAGATGGCATTTTTAACAACTATATCCAATATTCATTTGATGCTAATTTTCATAGGTATTATAGAGAAATAGGCACTTATGCAAACTACATGGATTTTGACCTTCCGCTTACTTATCATATGGGTATATTTGATGATTTTTTGCATTTTAAATTTAGTGAAAGTTTGCATTATTCTATCGCTCATTATGCTAACCGTCCACAATACCAAAAAGACAAAGAATACCGCTTTGAAAACTCCCACACCTTTTATCTTTATACCGATCTTTCAAAGCCTTATTCTTATTTTTACCATAGCTTACATTTTGGAGCTGAGTATTTTTTAACGGGTGCAAAATCAGGCGAAATCACTGAGGATTTTTTAAAAACCAACACAAGCCCACAGGATTTTAAGCTCAAAGCTGTGCAGTATTTTTATAACAACAAGGGTGAAAAGAAATTTAAACATAGGCTTAATGTTAATTATGACATAGATATCACAAGTTGGGATAAGCTAAATAATCTTGTTGAGTATTATTTGAGCCAAAATATCACTCTTTCAAATGAGGCTGAGTATTCTTACATACAAAGACGCTTTGTCAAGGTTTTAAGTGGCATTGATATTGATTTTAACCGCTTTAACTTAAATTTCTCTCATGCTTATAAATACGATAGTGATTTGTCAGTGCGTCAAAATGGTGTCATTTCTCAAGCACCAAAATACAGCTTTATAGGAACTCAGGCAAATTATTCTTATAATGCAAATTTTAATTTCTTTTCAGGTATTTGGTTTGATACAAATAGAGCAAATATTAATTCTTGGGAGCTTGGCTATACCTTTCAAAGAAAATGTTGGAATTATTCTTTAATGTATAGAGAAAGGATAGATCCTCAGCTTACAAGTGCAGGTATCAAGGCAAAAAACAAAAGTGGGGTGTATTTTGTTTTCAATCTCTATCCTATAGGAGGTGTGAAGTATGACTTTGCCTTAGAAGAAAATGAAAATGCTGTAAATTCTTTATAA
- a CDS encoding polyribonucleotide nucleotidyltransferase — protein sequence MQYSIELNHHLEIFDVDKVAKQAAGAVLMRQGKSVVLATVARENKPVDEDFLPLTVQYIEKTYSVGKIPGGYIKRETKPSDAETLTARIIDRSLRPLFPKGYAYPTQIVVMVLSADSEVDLQVMSLNAASVALFLSDIPIKAPVCGVRIARIDHEFVLNPSNTELKKSSLDLYVAGVKDELLMIEMRALPSKNEDIQAMNELSEDEVLHALNLAQKAILNGSNSYEELFLKHRKTANLEYKIENENLELLSFVEDNFSAKLKNAINQMAKSERASEIYELAKEVLSHQIVVDASWDEEEVLNALNKAKRKIVRHQIITEKKRADGRALNEVRPISIETNILPNAHGSCLFTRGQTQALVVATLGSDSDAQMFDLLTEKAPISERFMVNYNFPGFSVGEASPIKAPGRRELGHGNLAKRALYPSVDEAYPFVIRLVSEILESNGSSSMATVCGGALALRAAGVKSAKLVAGVAMGLVFEEGQTAVLTDIMGLEDHDGDMDFKVAGSKEGITALQMDIKLGGIDQDTLKTALYQAKEARLHILSIMEEADRKIIVNEENLPKLELFSIDPKKIVDIIGQAGKTIKEIIDKFGVSIDLDRDQGGVKIAGTNSTQVKEAKDYILALISKDTKFAGKKPFKKELPHFDIGEEFEGKVKTIAPFGAFVELRDGIDGLLHGSKIQTMLREGDMIKVKVAELKNGKVALDLA from the coding sequence ATGCAATACAGCATAGAACTAAACCACCATTTAGAAATTTTTGATGTGGATAAGGTTGCCAAGCAAGCCGCAGGAGCTGTTTTGATGAGGCAAGGAAAAAGCGTTGTTTTAGCCACAGTCGCTAGGGAAAATAAACCTGTAGATGAGGACTTTTTGCCTTTAACTGTGCAATATATTGAAAAAACTTATTCAGTGGGTAAAATCCCGGGTGGTTATATCAAAAGAGAAACCAAGCCAAGTGATGCAGAAACCCTAACAGCTCGCATTATCGATAGATCCTTAAGACCTCTTTTTCCAAAGGGTTATGCCTATCCAACGCAAATTGTTGTCATGGTTTTAAGTGCTGATAGTGAAGTGGATTTGCAAGTGATGAGCTTAAATGCTGCAAGTGTGGCACTTTTTTTAAGTGATATTCCTATCAAAGCTCCTGTTTGTGGAGTGCGTATAGCAAGGATTGATCATGAGTTTGTTTTAAATCCAAGCAATACCGAGCTTAAAAAATCAAGCCTTGATCTTTATGTAGCAGGTGTTAAAGATGAGCTTTTGATGATAGAAATGAGAGCTTTACCAAGTAAAAATGAAGATATACAGGCTATGAATGAGCTAAGTGAAGATGAGGTTTTACATGCTTTAAATCTTGCTCAAAAAGCGATTTTAAATGGCTCAAATTCATATGAAGAGCTATTTTTAAAGCATAGAAAAACAGCAAATTTAGAATACAAAATCGAAAATGAAAATTTAGAACTTCTTAGTTTTGTGGAAGATAATTTCTCAGCCAAGCTTAAAAATGCGATCAACCAAATGGCAAAAAGCGAAAGAGCTAGCGAAATTTATGAGCTTGCAAAAGAAGTTTTATCTCATCAAATCGTAGTTGATGCAAGCTGGGACGAAGAAGAGGTGTTAAATGCTTTAAATAAGGCTAAAAGAAAGATCGTTCGCCACCAAATCATCACTGAGAAAAAAAGAGCTGATGGCAGAGCCTTAAATGAAGTGCGTCCTATCAGCATAGAAACAAATATCCTGCCAAATGCACATGGTTCTTGTCTTTTTACGAGAGGACAAACTCAAGCCCTTGTTGTTGCGACTCTAGGTAGCGATAGCGATGCTCAAATGTTTGATTTGCTTACCGAAAAAGCACCTATAAGCGAAAGATTTATGGTTAATTACAATTTTCCGGGCTTTTCAGTAGGCGAAGCAAGCCCTATAAAAGCACCGGGTAGAAGAGAGCTAGGGCATGGAAATTTAGCTAAAAGAGCCTTATATCCAAGCGTAGATGAGGCTTATCCCTTTGTGATCCGCTTGGTGAGTGAAATTTTAGAAAGCAACGGCTCAAGTTCTATGGCTACTGTTTGCGGTGGAGCTTTGGCTCTTCGTGCTGCTGGGGTAAAGAGTGCAAAGCTTGTAGCAGGTGTTGCTATGGGACTTGTGTTTGAAGAGGGTCAAACAGCTGTGCTTACTGATATAATGGGACTTGAAGATCATGATGGGGATATGGATTTTAAGGTTGCAGGAAGCAAGGAGGGTATCACAGCCTTACAAATGGATATAAAACTAGGTGGCATAGATCAAGACACGCTAAAAACTGCCTTATATCAAGCAAAAGAAGCAAGACTTCATATTCTTTCTATCATGGAAGAAGCTGATAGAAAAATCATTGTCAATGAAGAAAACCTACCAAAACTTGAGCTTTTTAGCATAGATCCAAAGAAAATAGTCGATATCATAGGTCAAGCGGGCAAAACTATTAAAGAAATCATTGATAAATTTGGCGTTTCGATCGACCTTGACCGAGATCAAGGAGGAGTAAAGATCGCTGGGACAAATTCTACTCAAGTAAAAGAGGCTAAGGATTATATCTTAGCGCTTATTTCTAAAGATACTAAATTTGCAGGCAAAAAGCCTTTTAAAAAAGAGCTTCCTCATTTTGATATAGGCGAAGAATTTGAAGGCAAGGTAAAAACCATAGCACCTTTTGGAGCATTTGTTGAGCTAAGAGATGGTATAGATGGGCTTTTGCACGGCTCTAAAATTCAAACCATGCTAAGAGAAGGCGATATGATCAAAGTCAAGGTTGCAGAGCTTAAAAATGGCAAGGTGGCTCTTGATTTAGCTTAA